Proteins encoded by one window of Cylindrospermum stagnale PCC 7417:
- a CDS encoding ABC transporter ATP-binding protein, whose translation MKIKKKRNVLHQSLAIFSYSGRAISLVWTTSRSLTILLATLTLVAGLLPGLISYIGKLIVDAVVIASQGNLQSNGFANNSHPLLYVGLEAIAIVLLVGSQRGLIICQSLLRAQLGHRVNVLILEKALTLELSQFEDSEFYDKLTNARREASVRPLGLVNRTFGLVQSALSLVTYGILLVKFSVWAVVVLILAAIPVFIAETKFAGDAFRLFSRRAPETRQQQYLESLLAREDYVTEVKLYQLGEMLLGRYHNLFDQLYGKDRDLTLQRGLWGYLLSLVSTVALYIAYAWIVLETAAGRITLGDMTMYLTVFRQGQSTFSSALTSIGGMYEDNLYLSNLYDFLEEKVRKPWGKATIGLNPQDGIRFENVSFTYPQSSFPALKNISLHLKPGEKLAIVGENGSGKTTLIKLLTRLYTPDSGRILLDGLDLQEWDVDVLRRRIGVIFQNFVRYQFTVGENIGVGDVEHLENETRWQTAAQKGMAQPLIDRLPQSFQTQLGRWFKGGQELSGGEWQKIALSRAFMRSQADILVLDEPTSAMDAQAEFEIFNHFRALTQNQIVLLISHRFSTVRMADQIVVIEGGVVAELGTHEELLQAGGRYARLFLLQAAGYQ comes from the coding sequence ATGAAGATTAAAAAAAAACGAAATGTCCTACACCAATCATTGGCGATTTTCTCCTACAGTGGAAGGGCTATCAGCTTAGTATGGACTACTAGCCGCTCTCTGACTATTCTGCTGGCTACTTTAACATTAGTGGCTGGTCTTTTACCTGGGTTGATATCTTACATTGGTAAGTTAATTGTTGATGCAGTAGTCATTGCCTCTCAAGGCAATCTACAGAGCAATGGTTTTGCTAATAATTCTCACCCTTTATTGTATGTAGGCTTAGAAGCGATCGCGATAGTTTTACTAGTAGGCAGTCAAAGGGGACTGATCATTTGTCAGTCGTTATTGCGGGCCCAACTTGGTCATCGAGTGAATGTACTGATCTTAGAAAAGGCGCTGACCCTGGAACTAAGCCAGTTTGAAGATTCAGAATTCTATGATAAATTGACCAATGCACGGCGAGAAGCATCAGTTCGTCCCCTTGGACTAGTAAACCGCACCTTTGGGTTAGTGCAAAGTGCCCTTTCTCTTGTCACCTACGGTATTTTGCTAGTGAAGTTCTCAGTTTGGGCAGTAGTGGTGTTGATTTTAGCAGCTATACCTGTATTTATTGCCGAAACGAAGTTTGCCGGAGACGCCTTTCGCCTATTTAGTCGGCGTGCGCCAGAAACCCGCCAACAGCAATACTTAGAAAGTCTGCTAGCCAGAGAAGACTATGTGACAGAAGTCAAACTCTACCAACTTGGAGAGATGCTGTTAGGACGTTACCACAATCTGTTTGATCAACTCTACGGCAAAGACCGCGATTTAACTTTGCAGCGGGGACTATGGGGATATCTGCTGAGTTTAGTGAGTACCGTTGCCCTTTACATAGCTTATGCTTGGATTGTGTTGGAGACGGCGGCAGGTAGGATTACTTTAGGAGATATGACCATGTATCTCACCGTATTTCGCCAAGGACAGTCTACTTTTTCTAGTGCCCTGACTTCTATTGGCGGGATGTATGAAGACAACTTATACCTGTCAAATCTCTACGATTTCCTCGAAGAAAAAGTCCGAAAGCCTTGGGGTAAGGCAACAATTGGTTTAAATCCCCAAGATGGTATCCGGTTTGAGAATGTCTCATTTACTTATCCGCAAAGTTCCTTCCCTGCGTTGAAAAACATTTCGCTGCATTTGAAACCTGGCGAGAAACTGGCAATTGTCGGTGAAAACGGTTCCGGCAAGACTACCTTAATTAAGCTGCTTACCCGACTCTACACCCCTGACTCTGGGCGGATTTTATTAGATGGCTTGGACTTGCAAGAATGGGATGTAGATGTGCTGCGGCGTCGCATTGGTGTGATTTTTCAGAACTTTGTCCGGTATCAGTTTACTGTGGGTGAGAATATTGGCGTGGGTGATGTAGAACATTTAGAAAATGAAACCCGCTGGCAAACTGCTGCTCAAAAAGGTATGGCTCAACCTTTGATTGACAGATTACCCCAAAGCTTTCAGACGCAACTCGGTCGTTGGTTTAAGGGAGGACAGGAACTTTCAGGGGGAGAGTGGCAGAAAATTGCTTTGTCTCGTGCGTTTATGCGATCGCAAGCAGATATCTTAGTTTTAGATGAACCAACATCGGCAATGGATGCCCAAGCTGAGTTTGAGATTTTTAACCATTTTCGTGCCCTCACTCAAAATCAGATTGTTTTATTGATTTCTCACCGCTTCTCGACAGTCCGGATGGCTGACCAAATCGTAGTCATAGAAGGTGGCGTTGTCGCTGAACTGGGAACCCACGAAGAATTATTACAGGCTGGAGGACGTTATGCTAGGTTGTTTTTGTTGCAAGCCGCCGGTTATCAGTAG
- a CDS encoding APC family permease: MAKSIVSKKRLSKQLIRWLLEEDRREKEGPYSKEEPHRQHSWWQVMCLTGVDYFSTLGYQPGIAALAAGALSPLATLILVLLTLFGALPIYRRIAAESPHGEGSIAMLERLLPWWQGKLLVLCLLGFVATDFIITITLSAADATAHIVENPLTPNWFHGQGIAITLILIALLGAVFLRGFREAIGIAVFLVGVYLLLNFIVVSVGLYQILTHPSAIANWQTALTAQYSHPLSMLVIALLVFPKLALGLSGFETGVTVMPLVKGSSSDTQHQPRGRIRNTRHLLTTAAVIMSFFLLTSSLITTLLIPAAEFASGGKANGRALAYLSHRYLGDGFGTIYDLSTISILWFAGASAMAGLLNIVPRYLPRYGMAPNWARAARPLVLVYTAIAFVVTIIFRANVEAQGGAYATGVLVLITSAALAVTLSAHRHRQKRQQLVLGTITLLFIYTTVVNIIERPEGIRIAGFFIGTIIFTSLISRVWRSTELRAERIEIDENARQFLAEESQGAIRLIANRLNVGDVQEYLLKEKEVREDNHIPPNDPIVFLEILVSDASEFADVIRVKGVQVGDYRILRAESAAVPNAIAALLLYIRDQTGKIPHAYFGWVEGNPIQYLLRFILFGEGDIAVVTREVLRRAEKNPHQRPGVHVGG; the protein is encoded by the coding sequence ATGGCTAAATCAATTGTTTCAAAAAAACGACTCAGCAAACAGTTAATCCGCTGGTTGCTGGAAGAAGACCGACGAGAGAAAGAAGGCCCTTACAGCAAAGAAGAACCACACCGCCAGCATTCTTGGTGGCAGGTGATGTGCCTGACTGGTGTGGATTATTTCTCAACCCTTGGCTATCAACCTGGTATTGCAGCATTAGCAGCTGGCGCTCTTTCTCCTTTAGCGACCTTGATTTTAGTTTTGTTGACGCTTTTTGGAGCATTGCCTATATATCGGCGGATTGCTGCCGAAAGCCCTCATGGGGAAGGGTCGATTGCCATGTTAGAGCGTTTGCTGCCCTGGTGGCAAGGCAAATTACTTGTATTGTGTCTACTCGGCTTTGTGGCAACTGACTTTATTATTACTATTACCCTTTCAGCTGCTGATGCTACAGCCCATATCGTCGAAAATCCGCTGACTCCAAATTGGTTTCACGGTCAGGGCATTGCTATCACGCTGATATTAATTGCATTATTAGGGGCAGTTTTTCTGAGAGGTTTCCGAGAAGCAATCGGTATTGCAGTATTTTTGGTGGGAGTTTATCTGCTGTTAAATTTTATTGTAGTTAGCGTTGGTCTGTATCAAATCCTAACTCACCCAAGTGCGATCGCTAATTGGCAGACTGCACTGACTGCACAATATTCTCACCCCTTGTCTATGCTCGTCATCGCTCTCCTCGTTTTCCCCAAGCTAGCATTGGGATTATCAGGCTTTGAGACTGGGGTGACCGTTATGCCCCTGGTAAAAGGTAGCAGCAGCGACACCCAACATCAGCCGAGAGGAAGGATTCGGAATACACGCCATCTGCTGACGACTGCGGCTGTGATTATGAGCTTCTTTTTGCTCACCAGCAGCTTGATCACTACTTTACTAATTCCAGCGGCAGAATTTGCCTCTGGGGGTAAAGCCAACGGACGCGCCCTCGCTTATCTGTCACATCGATATTTAGGTGATGGCTTTGGCACAATTTACGATTTGAGTACTATTTCCATTTTGTGGTTTGCAGGTGCATCTGCAATGGCTGGGCTACTCAATATTGTGCCGCGCTACCTGCCGCGTTATGGCATGGCACCCAATTGGGCAAGGGCTGCACGACCTCTGGTTTTGGTGTATACAGCGATCGCATTTGTGGTGACAATTATCTTCCGGGCCAATGTGGAAGCCCAAGGTGGGGCTTACGCAACCGGTGTGCTGGTGTTGATCACTTCAGCTGCTTTGGCTGTAACTTTATCAGCCCACCGTCACAGGCAGAAGCGGCAACAACTGGTCTTGGGAACTATTACACTGTTATTTATCTACACCACTGTTGTCAATATCATCGAAAGACCAGAAGGGATTAGAATCGCTGGGTTCTTCATCGGTACGATCATTTTTACCTCGCTGATTTCTCGCGTTTGGCGTTCAACAGAACTGCGAGCAGAACGGATCGAAATTGACGAAAATGCCCGCCAATTCCTTGCCGAAGAGAGCCAGGGAGCAATCCGATTGATTGCTAATCGGTTGAATGTGGGCGATGTCCAAGAGTATTTGTTAAAAGAGAAAGAAGTGCGGGAAGATAACCATATTCCGCCCAATGACCCGATTGTTTTTTTAGAAATTCTGGTGTCCGATGCCTCGGAATTTGCGGATGTGATCAGAGTCAAAGGAGTGCAAGTTGGTGATTACCGCATCTTACGGGCTGAGAGTGCAGCGGTACCAAATGCGATCGCCGCGTTACTGCTTTATATTCGAGACCAAACGGGTAAAATTCCCCATGCTTACTTCGGCTGGGTAGAGGGAAACCCGATACAATACTTACTGCGTTTTATCTTGTTTGGTGAGGGCGATATCGCTGTAGTCACCCGTGAAGTCCTCCGTCGGGCTGAAAAGAATCCCCATCAGCGTCCTGGCGTCCATGTCGGGGGTTGA
- a CDS encoding TMEM165/GDT1 family protein, with the protein MKLDSAPKSSSGISETESQPEPTDSHDSLLTTAQAVSLEEQPSLEIVSIIEPGTSVVVNSPKKQESAAVVFGTTFITIFLAEIGDKTQLSTLLMSAESHAPWVVFIGSGAALITTSLLGVLLGGWIANRLSPKTVEKSAGVMLLLISLMLFWDVFTSN; encoded by the coding sequence GTGAAACTTGACTCTGCACCTAAAAGCTCTTCTGGCATATCTGAGACTGAAAGCCAGCCAGAACCAACAGATAGCCACGATTCTCTCTTAACGACTGCACAGGCAGTATCTCTAGAAGAACAACCTTCTTTAGAAATAGTCTCAATCATTGAGCCAGGGACATCTGTAGTTGTCAATAGTCCCAAAAAGCAGGAATCAGCGGCGGTAGTTTTCGGCACAACCTTTATTACGATTTTTCTCGCAGAAATTGGTGATAAAACTCAACTCTCCACTTTGTTAATGAGTGCAGAATCTCATGCACCGTGGGTGGTGTTTATCGGTTCTGGGGCGGCATTGATAACCACCAGCTTATTAGGCGTGCTTTTGGGTGGTTGGATTGCTAACCGACTTAGCCCAAAAACAGTAGAAAAATCAGCAGGCGTGATGTTGCTGCTGATTTCTCTGATGCTGTTTTGGGATGTATTTACAAGTAATTAA
- a CDS encoding pentapeptide repeat-containing protein: MDANKLLTLYTAGERNFNKATLHQANLSEADLSGVNLAEADLSGANLSQANLSGCNLSRANLTDADLNEANLQGANLSEVNLIGADLIRANLQETNLTRADLRSANLILASLVDANLSEAQISGADLTGADLRKANLIGSNINEAEFNGADLNGAIITELEMTSEILHIGLSHKWITWAGSG, from the coding sequence ATGGATGCGAACAAGCTCCTGACTCTCTATACAGCAGGAGAACGTAATTTTAATAAAGCAACCCTGCATCAAGCCAACCTGAGTGAAGCTGACTTGAGTGGTGTTAATTTAGCTGAAGCTGACTTGAGTGGTGCTAACCTCAGTCAAGCTAACTTGAGCGGATGTAACCTCAGTCGGGCAAATTTGACTGATGCTGACTTGAATGAAGCTAATTTGCAAGGTGCTAACTTGAGTGAGGTCAACTTAATCGGTGCTGACCTGATTAGAGCTAACTTGCAAGAAACCAACTTAACCCGCGCAGATTTACGGAGTGCAAATTTAATTCTGGCCAGCCTGGTGGATGCAAACCTTAGCGAGGCGCAAATAAGTGGCGCAGATTTAACTGGTGCAGATCTCAGAAAGGCAAATTTGATTGGTAGCAATATCAACGAGGCGGAATTCAATGGCGCAGATTTAAATGGCGCCATCATCACCGAACTAGAGATGACTAGCGAAATTTTGCATATAGGTTTATCCCATAAATGGATAACCTGGGCTGGTAGTGGCTGA
- a CDS encoding DUF2808 domain-containing protein translates to MRVALLFSTALIAISVIGGNADKPSQAIQLQDGTVYFAHPPRLVETATTFNDVRVWGATYYFTVSLPEDAGEPLQRITIHQREGVDNIRYDFQNSFAFEGTRSRKQQRLQLKDATSNQKTRTVSLTFAPPVSPGKTITIALKPWQNPSFEGVYLFGVTAFPTGEKSHGQFLGFGRLHFYSRGFNRFGFPYGW, encoded by the coding sequence ATGCGCGTTGCACTTTTATTCAGCACAGCATTAATTGCTATCTCAGTTATTGGGGGAAATGCTGACAAGCCGAGTCAAGCAATTCAGTTGCAAGATGGCACGGTATATTTTGCCCATCCCCCGCGATTGGTGGAGACAGCGACTACTTTTAATGATGTTAGGGTATGGGGTGCGACATATTATTTCACTGTCAGCTTGCCAGAAGATGCAGGGGAACCCTTGCAAAGAATCACGATTCACCAGCGTGAGGGAGTAGATAATATTCGCTATGATTTTCAGAATAGTTTCGCCTTTGAAGGAACTCGCTCCCGCAAACAGCAGAGGTTACAGCTAAAAGACGCGACTAGCAACCAAAAAACGCGAACAGTGTCCCTAACATTTGCTCCGCCGGTTTCTCCAGGTAAAACCATCACAATTGCTCTGAAACCGTGGCAAAATCCATCTTTTGAGGGTGTTTATCTGTTTGGAGTCACGGCTTTTCCTACAGGTGAGAAATCTCATGGTCAATTTCTTGGTTTTGGACGGCTGCATTTTTACAGTCGTGGTTTTAACCGTTTTGGCTTTCCCTATGGGTGGTAA
- a CDS encoding TMEM165/GDT1 family protein, whose protein sequence is MNWHLLGLSYITVFLSELGDKSQLAAIALSGRSQSQKAVFFGTAGALLLTSFLGALAGGAVAELLPTRLLKAIAAVGFAILSIRLLLPSNEAEADSEPTP, encoded by the coding sequence ATGAACTGGCATCTTTTAGGACTGAGCTATATTACAGTTTTTCTCTCAGAATTAGGTGACAAAAGTCAGTTAGCGGCGATCGCACTTTCAGGTCGGAGTCAATCTCAGAAGGCTGTGTTTTTCGGCACGGCGGGGGCACTGCTGTTAACCAGCTTCTTGGGCGCATTAGCAGGGGGAGCAGTAGCGGAATTATTACCCACTCGCTTGTTAAAAGCGATCGCTGCTGTAGGATTTGCCATCCTCTCAATCCGCCTGCTGTTACCGAGCAATGAGGCTGAAGCAGATTCTGAACCAACGCCTTAA